The proteins below come from a single Kryptolebias marmoratus isolate JLee-2015 linkage group LG12, ASM164957v2, whole genome shotgun sequence genomic window:
- the ccdc103 gene encoding coiled-coil domain-containing protein 103 yields MSQRDVIDFSALEKDLQAAVESERRYQRENEAKLRAVSQRVSYEQFRGLVLSSHLKPLDKEDKDGARRKQPWNPVAPGNA; encoded by the exons ATGTCACAGCGTGATGTCATCGACTTCTCTGCACTGGAGAAAGATCTGCAGGCGGCAGTCGAGTCCGAGCGTCGGTACCAACGAGAGAACGAGGCCAAACTGAGAGCCGTCAGCCAGAGAGTCAGCTACGAACAGTTCAG AGGTCTGGTCCTGTCGTCCCACCTGAAGCCTCTGGACAAGGAGGACAAAGATGGAGCTCGACGCAAACAACCCTGGAACCCCGTCGCCCCGGGCAACGCGTGA
- the abi3a gene encoding ABI family, member 3a: MKALEETKNFTTQSLASVAYQISTLASSVLNLLDAQTNQLRQMESSINLIGQTVEMHKEKVSRREIGVFTAVRRVPRNHKIIPPSGAQPRPPYSRRPISYQQLDELGHGVKVSGKQSERTGTIRKHGASVRSNKAPEPIQCPVAPPVGGSSFGKPVAPPAIPTTWQAPPECDIITTLLDDALPPPLPADEILTQGDDVINPSALPPPPPLIELSAGAPPPPPPPPGSLGGVVAPPPPPPPPGLSKGMVTPPHPPPPPPSTGALTNQSAPPPAPSPIPSLSLETVVEENSFSIPSLPPPPPPSDDDGFPPLPNDGSDLPAPPPPPPSAQEIDVTLPSRRSRRRRSPPTSRSVSMRVRSGPASRCRYTRSLFLPAVQSLMIPPPPPYPPPCAPQTPFTSASPRLCLPARLEHLDLEILAPPPPLSLEDDCGFDDIMPPLPPPVDYDTDAPPDYLEKVVALYSYEASKADDLALNEGDIIYVTRRQDNGWCEGVCRGKQGFFPMNYVQSCG; the protein is encoded by the exons ATGAAGGCTTTGGAGGAAACTAAAAACTTCACCACCCAATCACTGGCCAGCGTTGCCTATCAGATCAGCACCCTGGCCAGTAGCGTCCTGAATCTGCTCGATGCTCAGACCAATCAGCTGCGCCAAATGGAGTCCTCTATTAATCTGATTGGTCAG ACGGTGGAGATGCATAAAGAGAAAGTTTCTCGGAGGGAGATTGGCGTCTTCACGGCGGTCAGACGAGTTCCTCGCAACCATAAGATCATTCCTCCTTCAGGAGCACAGCCCCGCCCACCGTACAGCCGCCGACCAATCAGCTATCAGCAGCTGGATGAGCTGGGCCACGGCGTGAAG GTCTCTGGGAAACAGTCGGAGCGAACGGGAACGATCAGGAAACACGGAGCCTCCGTCAG gTCCAACAAAGCCCCGGAGCCCATTCAGTGCCCTGTGGCGCCCCCTGTTGGCGG TTCCAGCTTTGGAAAACCTGTAGCTCCGCCCGCCATCCCTACCACCTGGCAGGCCCCACctgagtgtgacatcatcaccacACTGCTGGATGATGCCCTGCCTCCTCCTCTACCAGCGGATGAGATTTTGACTCagggtgatgatgtcatcaatCCATCTGCCCTGCCCCCTCCGCCTCCTCTTATTGAGTTGTCTGCAGgggctccgcctcctcctccacctcctcctggtTCATTGGGAGGAGTGGTAGCTCCgccccctccacctcctcctcctggtttGTCAAAAGGGATGGTGACTCCACCCcatccaccacctcctcctccatcaaCAGGGGCTTTGACCAATCAGAGTGCTccgcctccagctccttctccaATCCCATCGCTCAGTCTTGAAACAG TGGTGGAGGAGAACAGCTTCTCCattccctcccttcctcctcccccacccccctctgaTGATGACGGCTTCCCACCATTACCCAATGACGGCTCAGATCTGCcggcccctccccctccccctccatccGCCCAGGAAATAGACG TGACTCTCCCGTCTAGGAGGAGTCGCCGCCGACGCTCGCCTCCCACATCTCGCTCTGTGTCTATGAGGGTCCGCTCAGGCCCCGCCTCCCGCTGCCGCTACACTCGCTCCCTCTTCCTGCCTGCTGTCCAATCAC TCATgatcccccctcctcccccataCCCTCCCCCCTGTGCCCCTCAGACCCCCTTCACCTCTGCCTCACCTCGCCTCTGCTTACCTGCTCGCCTCGAACACCTGG ATCTGGAGATCCtagcccctccccctcctctctcatTGGAAGACGATTGTGGCTTTGATGACATCATGCCACCACTTCCTCCTCCAGTGGACTATGACACCGACGCACCTCCAGACTACCTGGAGAAAG TGGTGGCGCTGTACAGCTACGAGGCCTCAAAGGCCGATGACCTGGCTCTGAACGAGGGTGACATCATCTACGTGACGCGTCGCCAAGACAACGGCTGGTGTGAAGGCGTCTGCAGAGGAAAGCAGGGCTTCTTCCCCATGAACTACGTGCAGTCATGTGGCTAG